In Nitrospira sp., a single genomic region encodes these proteins:
- a CDS encoding aminodeoxychorismate/anthranilate synthase component II has product MLLMIDNYDSFTYNLVQYLGELGEDVRVYRNDKITLQQIEELGPSRIVISPGPCTPKEAGVSVETIRQFAGRMPILGVCLGHQSLGVAFGGEVIRAQRLMHGKTSMISHDEKTIFHGLPNPFEATRYHSLLVNPKNLPDCLEVSAKTAEGEIMGLRHRTLAVEGVQFHPESILTKAGKDLLRNFLKL; this is encoded by the coding sequence ATGCTCTTGATGATCGATAATTACGACTCCTTTACCTACAACCTGGTGCAGTATCTCGGTGAGTTGGGCGAAGATGTCCGCGTCTATCGCAACGACAAGATCACCTTGCAGCAGATCGAAGAGCTTGGGCCCAGTCGTATTGTGATTTCTCCTGGCCCCTGTACGCCGAAAGAAGCCGGCGTGTCCGTAGAAACGATCCGCCAGTTTGCCGGCCGTATGCCGATCCTCGGCGTGTGTTTAGGCCACCAATCGCTGGGTGTGGCATTCGGCGGAGAAGTGATCCGCGCGCAACGGTTGATGCACGGGAAGACGTCGATGATTTCACACGACGAAAAAACGATCTTTCACGGACTGCCGAATCCCTTCGAGGCGACCCGCTATCACTCATTGCTGGTCAATCCGAAGAATCTGCCCGATTGCCTGGAGGTTTCAGCGAAGACGGCCGAAGGTGAAATTATGGGATTGCGCCACCGGACGCTCGCGGTCGAAGGTGTGCAGTTTCATCCGGAATCGATTTTGACCAAGGCGGGAAAAGACCTCCTCAGAAACTTCTTAAAGCTCTAG
- the trpD gene encoding anthranilate phosphoribosyltransferase, translating into MIKDAIAKLAERTNLSEKEAEDVLSEIMDGAATPAQIAAYLMGLRQKGETVDEIVGSARAMRARATRIQVGSSIVIDTCGTGGDGGHTFNISTTAAFVVAGAGLTVAKHGNRSVSSKSGSADVLSALGVQIDLPPERVADCINEVGIGFLFAPLFHGAMKHCAGPRQEMGIRTLLNVLGPLTNPAGATHQVLGVYDAKLTEVMAKVLVQLGSQHCFVLHGMDGLDELTICDRTKVSEGKAGVVSNYFVAPEEFDLPRVHKKEIAGGTPEENARIAREILQGKKGPKRDIVCLNAAAAIVAGQQAKTLKDGLRIARQALDTGAAAEKLDRLVAWTKKVS; encoded by the coding sequence ATGATCAAAGACGCCATTGCCAAATTAGCCGAACGCACCAACCTTTCTGAAAAAGAAGCGGAAGACGTGCTGTCGGAAATCATGGACGGCGCGGCGACTCCGGCGCAAATCGCCGCCTATCTGATGGGCCTTCGCCAGAAAGGCGAAACGGTGGACGAGATCGTCGGTTCGGCGCGCGCGATGCGCGCCCGGGCCACGCGAATCCAAGTGGGCAGCTCGATCGTCATCGACACCTGCGGAACGGGCGGAGACGGCGGGCATACGTTCAATATTTCGACGACGGCGGCATTCGTGGTGGCCGGAGCCGGACTCACAGTGGCGAAACACGGGAACCGGTCGGTATCGTCCAAGTCGGGCAGCGCGGACGTACTGAGCGCCCTCGGCGTCCAGATCGACCTGCCGCCGGAGCGCGTGGCGGATTGTATCAATGAGGTGGGTATCGGGTTCCTCTTTGCGCCGCTCTTTCATGGCGCCATGAAACATTGTGCAGGGCCTCGACAGGAGATGGGAATCCGAACGCTCTTAAATGTCCTCGGTCCGTTGACCAACCCTGCCGGGGCCACGCACCAGGTGCTCGGTGTCTATGACGCCAAGCTGACCGAGGTCATGGCCAAAGTGCTGGTGCAATTGGGGTCGCAGCATTGTTTTGTCTTGCATGGGATGGACGGGCTCGATGAGCTCACCATCTGCGACCGCACGAAAGTCTCCGAAGGGAAAGCCGGTGTCGTGTCCAACTATTTTGTGGCGCCTGAGGAATTTGATCTGCCCCGCGTCCACAAGAAGGAAATCGCCGGCGGCACACCGGAAGAGAATGCCCGGATCGCGAGGGAAATTCTCCAAGGGAAGAAGGGGCCGAAACGCGACATTGTGTGTCTGAATGCCGCGGCTGCCATTGTCGCGGGTCAGCAGGCGAAGACGCTAAAAGACGGACTGCGAATCGCCAGGCAGGCGCTCGATACAGGTGCCGCGGCAGAAAAACTCGATCGGTTGGTGGCTTGGACGAAGAAGGTATCCTGA
- the trpC gene encoding indole-3-glycerol phosphate synthase TrpC: protein MILDQILEHKKAELRHKQSRGYLADLKSAIRDASPPLGFAVTLDATRTATSPALIAEVKKASPSLGLLRTEFSQDFDYLKIARSYHEHGASALSVLTDKDFFQGDLRYLAEIKQALPMPALDKEFMVGDIQFYEARAHGADAVLLIVAALEKRQLIDFHALATELKMDTLFETHHERELDTVLEWIPTARMIGINNRDLKTFTTDLGVTFRLAKRIPSDKIIISESGIHTREDVLKLVEAGVHAMLVGESLIKSESIEKKIAELRGTTKSVHNA, encoded by the coding sequence ATGATTCTGGATCAGATTCTTGAGCATAAGAAAGCCGAGCTTCGGCACAAGCAGAGCCGTGGCTACCTGGCTGATCTCAAATCCGCCATTCGGGACGCGTCGCCGCCGCTCGGCTTTGCCGTGACGCTCGATGCGACCAGGACGGCGACGAGTCCGGCCCTGATTGCCGAGGTGAAAAAAGCCTCGCCGAGCCTCGGTCTGCTGCGCACCGAGTTTTCCCAGGATTTCGACTATCTCAAAATTGCGCGCTCGTACCATGAACATGGGGCCTCCGCCCTGTCCGTCTTGACCGATAAAGACTTCTTCCAGGGCGACCTGCGATATCTGGCCGAGATCAAGCAGGCGCTTCCCATGCCGGCGCTGGACAAAGAATTTATGGTCGGGGATATCCAGTTTTATGAAGCCCGGGCTCATGGGGCCGATGCGGTGCTGCTGATCGTGGCCGCGTTGGAAAAGCGCCAGCTGATCGATTTTCACGCGCTTGCGACTGAATTGAAGATGGATACCCTGTTTGAAACGCATCATGAACGGGAGTTGGATACCGTGCTGGAATGGATCCCGACGGCCCGCATGATCGGCATCAACAATCGTGATCTCAAGACGTTCACGACGGATCTTGGCGTGACGTTCCGACTGGCCAAACGCATTCCCTCAGACAAGATCATTATCAGCGAGAGCGGCATTCATACGCGCGAGGATGTGCTGAAGCTGGTCGAAGCCGGCGTGCATGCCATGCTGGTCGGGGAGTCGCTGATCAAGTCCGAGAGCATCGAGAAGAAAATCGCGGAATTGCGTGGAACAACGAAGTCGGTCCACAACGCGTGA
- a CDS encoding phosphoribosylanthranilate isomerase, which yields MKVKICGITNEDDARVAVEAGADALGFIMYRKSPRFVEAAVVKRIINDLPPFVAAVGVFVNEEAAAVRRLMDECGLALAQLHGDESAVYCEGLGRPSMKALRLKNRGTFLALAEFQGRANVRAFVLDAFSDQAYGGTGQTVDWTLAAEAARASRVLLAGGLTPDNVAEAIRQVRPYGVDVSSGVEVRPGQKDHVKVRTFIEAARLVSA from the coding sequence GTGAAAGTCAAAATCTGCGGTATCACCAACGAAGACGATGCGCGGGTCGCCGTTGAGGCGGGGGCCGATGCCCTCGGTTTTATCATGTATCGGAAGAGTCCGCGTTTCGTCGAAGCGGCCGTGGTCAAGCGGATCATCAATGACTTACCGCCGTTTGTGGCGGCGGTCGGCGTGTTCGTCAACGAAGAAGCCGCCGCTGTGCGACGACTCATGGACGAGTGCGGACTTGCTCTGGCTCAGTTGCATGGGGACGAGTCTGCGGTCTACTGCGAGGGGCTCGGGCGTCCGTCTATGAAGGCGCTGCGGCTCAAGAACCGCGGAACGTTTTTGGCGCTGGCCGAATTTCAAGGACGCGCGAACGTCCGTGCGTTCGTGTTGGATGCCTTTTCCGATCAGGCCTACGGTGGCACCGGCCAGACGGTCGATTGGACCTTGGCGGCCGAAGCGGCTCGTGCCTCGCGTGTGCTTCTTGCCGGTGGCCTGACGCCGGATAATGTGGCCGAGGCGATTCGACAGGTGCGGCCCTATGGAGTCGATGTCAGCAGCGGTGTCGAAGTGCGTCCAGGACAGAAAGATCACGTCAAGGTGCGGACATTCATTGAGGCCGCCAGGCTTGTCTCGGCCTGA
- the trpB gene encoding tryptophan synthase subunit beta, with product MKKVPDSHGRFGPYGGRYVPETLMPALLELEQEYATARKDRGFRQELAYYLKQYVGRPTSLYLASRLTKKLGGAKIYLKREDLCHTGAHKINNAIGQVLLAIRMKKPRIIAETGAGQHGVATATAAAMFGLECEIYMGTEDMQRQALNVFRMRLLGAKVTGVDAGSRTLKDAISEAMRDWTTNVRTTHYILGSVLGAHPYPMMIRDFQAIIGQEARKQILAAEGKLPDYLVACVGGGSNSIGLFHAFLGDKKVKMIGVEAGGTGIESGKHAARFFGGKPGVLQGTMTYLLQDEDGQINLTHSVSAGLDYAAVGPEHSLYHDLKRIQYTYATDDEALAAFDLLATVEGIVPALESAHAIAEVVKLAPKLKKSNVIIANLSGRGDKDVQQVARMRGVTL from the coding sequence ATGAAGAAGGTCCCTGACAGCCATGGACGATTCGGCCCCTACGGCGGCCGCTATGTGCCGGAAACACTGATGCCGGCGTTGCTCGAACTAGAGCAAGAGTACGCCACGGCTCGGAAAGATCGCGGGTTCCGTCAGGAACTGGCCTACTATCTCAAGCAATACGTCGGGCGGCCGACGTCGCTGTATCTTGCCTCGCGGCTGACCAAGAAGCTCGGTGGGGCCAAAATCTATCTGAAGCGCGAAGATCTCTGCCATACCGGCGCGCACAAAATTAACAATGCCATCGGCCAGGTGCTTCTGGCCATACGGATGAAGAAACCCCGGATTATCGCCGAGACCGGCGCCGGACAACATGGCGTCGCGACGGCTACGGCGGCAGCGATGTTCGGCTTGGAATGCGAAATCTATATGGGCACCGAAGACATGCAGCGGCAGGCGCTGAATGTGTTCCGGATGCGTTTGCTCGGCGCCAAAGTCACCGGAGTCGATGCCGGGAGCCGGACGCTCAAGGACGCCATCAGCGAGGCCATGCGCGACTGGACGACGAACGTGCGCACGACCCATTATATTCTTGGGTCGGTGCTGGGCGCGCATCCCTATCCGATGATGATCCGCGATTTTCAAGCGATCATCGGCCAGGAGGCCCGCAAGCAAATTCTGGCTGCGGAAGGAAAACTGCCCGACTATCTGGTGGCCTGTGTCGGCGGGGGAAGCAACTCCATCGGATTGTTTCATGCCTTTCTCGGCGATAAGAAGGTTAAGATGATCGGCGTCGAAGCGGGAGGCACCGGCATCGAAAGCGGAAAACATGCCGCGCGATTCTTCGGGGGAAAGCCCGGCGTGCTTCAAGGCACGATGACGTATCTCCTGCAGGACGAGGATGGTCAGATTAATCTGACCCATTCGGTCTCGGCGGGTTTGGACTATGCGGCTGTGGGGCCGGAACACAGCCTCTATCACGACTTGAAACGTATTCAATACACCTATGCGACAGACGATGAAGCGCTCGCGGCCTTCGATCTGCTTGCGACAGTGGAGGGGATTGTGCCGGCGCTGGAAAGTGCGCATGCCATCGCCGAAGTTGTGAAACTGGCTCCGAAACTCAAAAAGTCCAACGTCATCATCGCTAATCTTTCCGGCCGTGGAGACAAAGATGTTCAGCAAGTGGCGCGGATGCGGGGGGTGACGCTATGA
- the trpA gene encoding tryptophan synthase subunit alpha, which yields MTGRIESIFQRLRQGNKKALIAYLMAGDPSLADTERLVVEIEQAGADIIELGVPFSDPIADGPVIQLAAERGLRSGTSLRKILAMMKTLRTRTQVPIVLMVYYNSIHAMGLETFCREAGAAGVDGLIVPDMPPDEAGPLKGPAAAAGLRLIFLLAPTSTSDRRTYVAKESQGFLYYVSLTGITGAKIQNMAEVGKNVGKIKKVTKTPVAVGFGVSTPADAAQVSAMADGVIVGSAIVKQIAAYQQSSDMPVIVGRFVASLKAAMNQSA from the coding sequence ATGACCGGACGGATTGAATCGATTTTTCAGCGATTGCGGCAGGGGAACAAGAAGGCGTTGATCGCCTATCTAATGGCCGGGGATCCTAGTCTGGCGGACACCGAGCGGCTGGTTGTGGAGATCGAGCAGGCCGGCGCTGACATCATTGAGCTTGGCGTGCCTTTCTCGGATCCGATCGCCGACGGTCCGGTCATCCAGTTGGCGGCTGAGCGAGGTCTGCGAAGCGGCACGTCCCTCAGGAAGATCCTGGCGATGATGAAGACGCTGCGGACGCGCACGCAGGTCCCGATCGTGCTCATGGTGTATTACAATTCGATCCATGCCATGGGGTTGGAAACGTTCTGCCGTGAAGCGGGGGCGGCAGGAGTCGATGGACTGATCGTCCCCGATATGCCCCCTGACGAAGCGGGTCCTTTGAAAGGTCCGGCTGCGGCAGCCGGGTTACGGCTTATTTTCCTCCTGGCACCCACCAGCACGTCCGATCGACGGACCTACGTGGCAAAGGAGTCGCAGGGGTTTCTCTACTATGTTTCGCTCACGGGGATTACCGGAGCCAAGATTCAAAATATGGCGGAAGTCGGCAAGAACGTCGGAAAGATCAAGAAGGTGACGAAGACGCCGGTGGCGGTCGGATTCGGCGTGTCCACGCCGGCAGACGCGGCGCAGGTCTCGGCTATGGCGGATGGGGTCATTGTCGGGAGTGCGATTGTGAAGCAGATTGCGGCGTACCAGCAATCGTCAGATATGCCGGTCATAGTCGGCCGGTTCGTCGCCTCTCTGAAAGCGGCGATGAACCAGAGCGCCTAG
- the traF gene encoding conjugal transfer protein TraF, whose product MKHLFIGALGLTALMLIPNHVLAVEFAVVGPRAAGMGGAGVAVTTDALATYWNPAGLAMTQTVDIRIQATAQGVDRHGVRQSLQDIEDLDKSNTPANLSRAQDLANRLNRPGASLSASGATGLYFKGHFGEHAFGFNLSDVATAGSFLSRPVTATGGAAITIDGQMALRGLEARQAAFSYAYAFADKTFAVGITAKAIQGAAYSGSATINGQDLTLSESFGKSKLSTAFAVDVGAIYRPASWLRLGVVAKDLTQPQFDAPDGTKLKMLPQVRGGVAVNPYSSLTLTADMDVTSNKTFVPGIKSQVLSVGVEQTILNEFLSLRAGAYKNVQDAASTITPTAGFGLRIFALRMDFGGGYDFRERGILASGSVSLTF is encoded by the coding sequence ATGAAACACTTATTTATTGGCGCTCTTGGGTTGACGGCCCTCATGCTGATCCCGAATCACGTCCTGGCCGTGGAATTTGCCGTGGTCGGGCCTCGGGCAGCCGGCATGGGTGGCGCTGGTGTCGCGGTTACAACAGATGCCCTGGCCACCTATTGGAACCCGGCCGGCCTGGCCATGACACAGACTGTGGATATCCGAATACAGGCTACTGCGCAGGGTGTGGATCGCCACGGAGTCCGCCAGTCATTGCAGGACATTGAAGATTTGGATAAGAGCAATACCCCTGCTAATCTCAGCCGTGCACAAGACTTGGCAAACCGGTTAAACCGGCCCGGTGCGTCTCTATCGGCAAGTGGTGCAACGGGACTCTATTTCAAAGGACATTTTGGCGAGCATGCGTTTGGATTTAACCTGTCAGACGTGGCAACCGCCGGAAGCTTCTTGTCCAGACCAGTGACGGCCACCGGTGGAGCGGCGATCACAATTGACGGGCAAATGGCGCTGCGCGGTCTTGAAGCCAGACAAGCGGCATTTTCCTATGCCTACGCTTTCGCTGATAAGACATTTGCCGTTGGAATTACAGCAAAAGCCATTCAAGGTGCCGCCTATTCTGGTTCAGCCACGATTAATGGTCAGGATCTCACGCTATCCGAGAGCTTCGGCAAGTCGAAGCTCTCAACTGCCTTTGCCGTCGATGTCGGCGCCATCTATCGCCCCGCATCCTGGCTGCGGCTTGGAGTGGTCGCCAAAGATCTTACCCAGCCACAATTCGATGCGCCCGATGGCACCAAGCTCAAAATGCTGCCGCAAGTGCGAGGCGGCGTTGCCGTGAACCCCTACTCGTCCCTCACGTTGACGGCCGATATGGATGTCACCTCAAACAAGACCTTTGTCCCGGGGATAAAGAGCCAAGTACTGAGCGTCGGTGTAGAACAAACGATTTTGAACGAGTTTCTTTCTCTTCGAGCTGGTGCCTATAAGAATGTCCAGGACGCCGCCTCGACGATTACGCCCACTGCAGGGTTTGGACTACGGATATTTGCTCTCCGTATGGATTTCGGCGGAGGCTATGATTTCCGTGAACGCGGCATATTGGCTTCGGGCTCTGTCTCTTTGACATTCTAA
- a CDS encoding ABC transporter ATP-binding protein → MLKGIDLEIPRGQMVAIVGASGAGKSTMLHIMGMLDRPTKGTVYFDNQDLFQMSEAQQAEFRNRRIGFVFQFHHLLPEFTALENACMPALIQRRPIEEVEQEATTLLQEVGLGQRLHHKPGELSGGEQQRVAVARALLQKPDLVLADEPTGNLDTHTGEALFGLLRDLNRTRNTTFVIVTHNDKLSAQSDRIIYMQDGMIV, encoded by the coding sequence GTGCTAAAGGGAATCGATCTCGAAATTCCTCGCGGACAAATGGTCGCGATTGTCGGGGCATCGGGCGCCGGCAAGAGCACCATGCTCCATATCATGGGCATGCTCGACCGGCCGACAAAAGGAACCGTCTACTTCGACAATCAGGATCTCTTTCAGATGTCCGAAGCGCAGCAGGCCGAATTCCGCAACCGCCGCATCGGCTTTGTTTTTCAATTTCATCATCTGTTGCCTGAATTCACCGCGCTGGAAAACGCCTGTATGCCGGCGCTGATCCAGCGGCGTCCGATCGAGGAAGTCGAGCAGGAAGCTACGACTCTGCTTCAAGAAGTCGGACTTGGACAGCGGCTTCACCATAAACCAGGAGAACTCTCCGGGGGCGAACAACAGCGAGTCGCGGTTGCCCGGGCACTTCTGCAGAAACCCGATCTCGTCCTGGCCGATGAACCGACCGGAAACCTTGACACCCATACAGGCGAAGCCCTGTTTGGCCTGCTTCGTGATCTGAACCGAACCCGCAACACCACCTTCGTGATTGTGACCCACAACGACAAGCTCTCCGCCCAGTCTGACCGCATCATTTACATGCAAGACGGGATGATCGTCTAA
- a CDS encoding lipoprotein-releasing ABC transporter permease subunit gives MSMPYEIFVGLRYLRAKRRNRTISLNTFVSIAGITLGVAALIGTVGIMTGFKEDIQAKILGTTAHIIVQDRMKDGMSDYEPTTKQIEAVQDVVAATPFVLKQVLLTTPNGVQGIVLRGIDPQREGHVTELAKNLGTGELSDLSKPVKIKQPPADDPTGPAVETEKPGIILGKELAMRLGAFVGDTVNVVSPVGPISAMGMVPKIRTFAVVGLFHSGMYEYDSSLAYIDLAEAQKFFNMGSTVSGIEVKVTDVFRANDIAHNIEGSLGFVYGARDWMQMNRNLFSALKLEKTMMFLLLVLITIVASFNIVSTLTMIVTEKQKEIAILKAMGATRKSIRRIFMLNGLIIGFSGTAIGIPLGYAFLWLIQTFWAFDPTVYYISRIPVHVQALDVLLVAGSAILISFAATVYPSLQAAKLEPVAALRYE, from the coding sequence ATGTCGATGCCCTATGAAATCTTTGTCGGCCTTCGATATCTGCGCGCGAAGCGGCGGAACCGTACGATCTCACTGAACACGTTCGTGTCGATCGCCGGGATTACGCTCGGCGTGGCCGCCCTGATCGGGACCGTCGGCATCATGACCGGCTTCAAAGAGGACATTCAGGCCAAGATTCTCGGGACCACGGCCCATATCATCGTGCAGGACCGTATGAAAGACGGCATGTCCGACTACGAACCGACCACGAAACAGATTGAAGCCGTCCAGGATGTCGTCGCCGCCACACCGTTTGTCCTGAAGCAGGTCCTGCTCACCACGCCGAACGGCGTCCAGGGTATCGTGCTTCGCGGGATCGACCCCCAGCGGGAAGGGCATGTCACCGAGCTCGCCAAGAATCTCGGTACCGGAGAACTGTCCGACTTGAGCAAACCCGTGAAGATCAAGCAACCGCCGGCCGACGACCCCACCGGTCCGGCCGTCGAAACGGAGAAACCGGGCATCATCCTCGGCAAAGAGCTGGCTATGCGCCTTGGAGCTTTCGTGGGTGACACGGTCAACGTGGTCTCGCCCGTCGGCCCGATCAGCGCCATGGGCATGGTGCCGAAGATTCGCACCTTTGCCGTCGTCGGCCTCTTTCATTCCGGCATGTACGAATACGATTCCTCGCTGGCCTATATCGACCTTGCCGAGGCCCAAAAGTTCTTCAATATGGGCTCGACCGTCTCCGGCATCGAAGTGAAAGTCACCGACGTCTTTCGAGCCAACGACATCGCTCACAACATCGAAGGCTCATTGGGATTTGTCTACGGCGCGAGAGATTGGATGCAGATGAACCGCAATCTCTTTTCAGCGCTGAAGCTGGAGAAGACGATGATGTTTCTCCTGCTGGTCCTGATCACCATCGTCGCCTCGTTCAATATCGTCAGTACCCTCACAATGATCGTGACGGAAAAGCAAAAAGAGATCGCAATTCTGAAAGCCATGGGGGCAACCAGGAAGAGCATCCGGCGCATCTTTATGCTGAACGGTCTCATCATCGGCTTCAGCGGCACGGCCATCGGGATTCCCCTTGGCTACGCCTTCCTCTGGCTGATCCAGACCTTTTGGGCGTTCGACCCGACCGTCTATTACATTTCCAGAATTCCCGTCCACGTCCAGGCGCTCGATGTGCTCCTTGTGGCCGGCTCCGCCATCCTCATCAGCTTTGCCGCGACCGTCTACCCATCTCTCCAGGCGGCCAAGCTTGAACCAGTCGCGGCCCTGCGATACGAATGA
- the lysS gene encoding lysine--tRNA ligase, with translation MDELNEQRQQRIKKLDQLRAGGVAPYGTRFEVKDRAEQLIKLHSEKSKEGLEEEKIGCTFAGRVVALRRFGKAGFAVIQDGADRLQVYLKKDLLTEQSYMVTEQLDLGDWIGVSGILFRTKTNEFTVEVRELTFLSKALRPLPEKWHGLTDVETRYRQRYVDLIANPDVHGIFAIRSRIIAGIRSYLIERGFLEVETPMMHPIPGGAAAKPFVTHHNALGIDLYLRIAPELYLKRLIVGGFPRVFEINRNFRNEGISTIHNPEFTMLEFYVSYADYQDLIILTEDMVSSLAQQMLGKTVIDYQGKEITLTPPWRRWSYHQSILEVNKLDASVLQDRDKAAAAAKSLGIQVDPKATLFNIVNEIFEETVEPNLIQPTFITDYPIEISPLARRKDSNPALTDRFELYIAGREIANAFSELNDPLDQRERFEGQAAQREAGDEEAHLVDEDFLRALEYGMPPTAGEGIGIDRLIMLFTNQASIRDVVLFPQLRPEK, from the coding sequence ATGGATGAATTGAACGAACAACGACAGCAACGCATCAAGAAGCTCGATCAGCTGCGCGCAGGCGGCGTGGCTCCCTACGGCACTCGATTCGAAGTCAAAGACCGCGCCGAACAGCTCATCAAGCTGCATTCCGAAAAGTCAAAGGAAGGCCTGGAAGAGGAGAAAATCGGCTGCACCTTCGCCGGCCGCGTAGTCGCCTTGCGCCGGTTCGGGAAAGCCGGGTTTGCAGTCATACAGGACGGCGCAGACCGCTTACAGGTCTATCTCAAGAAAGATCTCCTCACCGAACAATCTTATATGGTGACGGAACAGCTCGACCTGGGCGATTGGATCGGCGTCAGCGGCATCCTCTTCCGCACCAAGACCAATGAATTCACCGTGGAGGTTCGAGAGCTGACCTTCTTGAGCAAGGCCCTGCGCCCGTTACCGGAAAAATGGCACGGACTCACCGACGTCGAAACGCGCTACCGGCAGCGCTACGTCGATCTGATCGCGAATCCCGACGTCCACGGCATTTTCGCCATCCGAAGCCGGATCATTGCGGGCATCAGGTCATACCTGATCGAACGCGGATTCCTGGAAGTCGAAACCCCGATGATGCACCCGATCCCCGGCGGCGCGGCCGCGAAGCCTTTTGTGACCCATCACAACGCCCTCGGTATCGACCTCTATTTGCGCATCGCACCGGAGTTGTACCTCAAGCGGCTCATCGTGGGGGGCTTTCCCCGCGTCTTTGAAATCAATCGCAATTTCCGCAACGAAGGCATTTCCACGATTCACAACCCCGAATTCACGATGCTGGAGTTCTACGTCTCCTATGCGGACTATCAGGATTTGATCATTCTGACAGAGGACATGGTCTCCAGCCTGGCCCAGCAGATGCTCGGAAAAACCGTGATCGACTATCAGGGCAAAGAGATCACCCTCACTCCACCCTGGCGGCGCTGGTCCTACCACCAGTCCATTCTGGAAGTGAACAAACTGGATGCATCGGTCCTGCAAGATCGCGACAAGGCCGCTGCAGCCGCGAAATCACTCGGCATCCAGGTCGATCCCAAGGCCACGCTCTTTAATATTGTGAACGAGATTTTTGAAGAAACGGTCGAGCCGAATCTGATTCAACCGACGTTCATCACCGACTACCCGATCGAAATTTCCCCCCTTGCGCGGCGGAAAGATTCCAATCCCGCGCTCACCGACCGCTTTGAGCTCTATATCGCCGGACGAGAAATCGCGAATGCCTTTTCCGAGTTGAACGATCCGCTCGATCAGCGGGAACGATTCGAAGGCCAAGCGGCCCAGCGCGAAGCCGGCGATGAAGAAGCGCATCTTGTCGATGAGGATTTCTTGCGTGCCCTGGAATACGGCATGCCGCCGACCGCCGGCGAAGGCATCGGCATCGATCGCTTGATTATGCTGTTCACGAATCAGGCCTCGATCCGGGATGTGGTCCTGTTTCCTCAACTCCGGCCGGAGAAATAA